The window GCTCTGGCGGGATATCAACGCGCACTTCATCCCGCTATACGAAAAACAGACGGGGACAAAGCTCACGATCGACCAGTCGCATGGCGGTTCGAGCTCGCAGGCGAGGGCCGTTATCGACGGGCTCGACGCCGACGTCGTGACTATAGCTTCCATAATCGACACCGATGCGATTCGCGAGAAAGGGCTCATCAAAGACGGGTGGGTCGAGGAGCTTCCGAACAGGTCCCTCCCCTACACCTCCACGCTCGTCTTCATCGTGAGGAAAGGTAATCCGAAGGGGATAAAAGACTGGCCCGACCTCGTAAAGCCTGGGGTCGAGGTCATAACGCCGAACCCGAAGACCTCCGGTAACGGCTACCTCACCTTCTTCGCGGCGTGGGGCTCGGTGGTCCTTCGCGGGGGCTCGGATCAGGACGCCGTCGATTACGTTACGAGCCTCTACCAGCACGTTCCCGTGCTCGACTCCGGCGCACGCGGCGCGACGACCACCTTCGTCCAGAAGAAGATAGGCGACGTCAACGTAGCGTGGGAGAACGAGGCCAACCTCCAGGTGCAGCAGTCGAACGGCGAGCTCGAAATAGTGTATCCCCCGATAAGCCTCCTCGCCGAGCCGCACGTCACGCTCGTCGACGCCAACGTCGACAGGAAGGGAACGAGAGCGGCCGCCCAGGCCTACCTCGAATACCTCTACACCGACGAGGCACAGGAGATAATCGCGAAGCATTACTACCGCCCGAGCAACCGGAAGATTCTCGAAAAGTACGGGGACAGGTTCCCGAGTATAAAGCTCTTCAACATCACCGAAATCGCCGAGAACTTCCAGGCCGCTCACAAGCGATTCATCAGCGACGGCGGTGTTTTCGACACCATATACCAGACGAAAAAAGGCTCATAATCGACTCCTTCATTAAACCCTCACCCCCCGCGCCGGCGCCTCCAGCCTCGGTGCGGGGGAGCATTACAGGAAAAGGAACGAACAGGACATGGCAAGTAACCGCAAAGTGCTTCCGGGATTTTCGCTCACGCTGGGCTACACCGTCTTTTACCTCAGCTTTCTGGCGCTGATGCCCGTCGCGGCATGCTTTCTCAAAGCGGGCTCGCTCTCCTTCGGCGAGTTCTGGAACGCGGTCTGGACCGACCGCGCCCGCGCGGCGTACCTTCTCACGTTCGGCGCAGCGGTCATAGCCGCCGTCGTCAATCTCTTTTTCGGGCTCATAATCTCGTGGGTGCTCGTGCGCTACTCGTTTCCGGGGAAGAAATTCATAGACTCGCTGGTAGACCTCCCGCTCGCCCTGCCGACGGCGGTCGCCGGCCTCGTATACTCGAGCCTCTACGTCGAGAGCGGATGGCTCGGCCGGTATCTCGTGCCGATTGGAATCGACGCCGCCTACAGCCGCCTTGCAATAGTACTCGTACTCATATTCATAGGACTGCCTTTTGTAGTGCGGACCGTACAGCCGATACTCGAAGACCTCGACCCCGAGTCCGAAGAAGCCGCTGCCTCGCTGGGGGCCACCAGGTGGCAGAGCTTCCGGAGCGTTATTCTACCCACGCTCCTCCCGGCGCTCATAACCGGGTTCGCACTGGCCTTCGCACGCGGTATCGGCGAGTACGGGGCCGTAGTATTCGTCTCGGGGAACATGCCGTTCAAAACGGAGATAGCCCCGATACTCATCGTTGCGCGGCTAGAGGAATTCAATTACAGCGAGGCCACGGCAATAGCCGTCGTGCTTCTCGTGATCTCCTTCGCCATGCTCGTCCTCATAAACATGCTCGAAAGGTGGAGCGTACGCCATGAGCACTGACGCCATATCGCAAAAGGTTCCGGCCGGGACGGCTGCCGTGGCGACTAAAATAAGAAAGGCCCAGGAAGACCCGCCGATAGTCAGGTGGGGGCTCACGTTCGTGACGCTCGCCGTGATAGGGATACTCGTCATAATCCCGGTGGTAAACGTATTCACGGTCGCCCTTGGCCACGGCGTCGGGGTTTATCTGGACAACCTCTTTGCGAACAAGGACACGTTCCACGCGATAAAACTGACGCTGACCGTCGTCCCCATAGCCGTCGGGGCGAACCTCGTATTCGGCATATCGGCGGCGTGGGCGATAGCCCGCTTCAGCTTCCCCGGAAGGGCGCTCCTGACTGCATTGATAGAACTCCCCTTCGCCGTCTCGCCCGTCGTCGCCGGCCTCAGCTTCGTACTCATATTCGGGCTCCAGGGATATTTCGGCCCGTTCCTGAGAGAGGACGGTTATTCCGCGATGCCGTATCTCCTCTCCGGCGTCGGCGCGCTCGTATCCGGGCTCGTCTACTTCCTCCTTCTCCCCGGTAATCCGGCCGCGCGTAAGGGTGTGTGGAAATATCCCTGGGCGGCGATAGCCTTTGCGGTTATCACGTTCGCAGCGCTCTTCTTCCTTCAGCAGCATTTCGGTATATGGCCCAGGAACCAGAGCCTGAAGATCATATTCGCCCTCCCGGGCCTCGTCCTGGCGACAGCCTTCGTAACGTTCCCCTTCATAGCGAGGGAGCTCATTCCGACGATGGAGGCCGTGGGCTCGGACGAAGAGCTCGCCGCCGTAACCCTCGGCGCGAGCGGATGGCAGATGTTCCGGCACGTAACGGTGCCCAACATAAAATGGGGGCTCGCCTACGGAATCATCCTCTGTAACGCCCGCGCGATGGGCGAGTTCGGCGCGGTCTACGTCGTCTCGGGGCACATTGCAGGAAAGACCGACACCATGCCGCTCCGTATAGAAAAGCTGTTCCAGGAATTTAACCTCGAAGGGTCCTACGCCGTCGCTTCCGTGCTGACCCTCCTGGCGATACTTACGCTGATAATCAAAACCCGGCTCGAAAGGAAGGTGCCGGCCTCGGCCGCCCTGCCCGGGCCTATGAAACCGGAAAACGAATGAGGAGGACTTATGAGCATCTTAATCAACAACGTTTCGAAAACTTTCGGCGGCTTTAAGGCGCTCGACAACGTGAGCCTCGAGGTGCCCGACGGCTCGCTTCTGGCGCTCCTCGGGCCGTCCGGCTCGGGGAAGACAACCCTTCTCCGCATTATAGCCGGGCTCGAAATCGCCGACGCGGGGACCGTAGTCCACCAGAACGAGGACATAACCCACCACCCCCCGCGCGACAGGAAAGTCGGATTCGTATTCCAGCACTACGCCCTCTTCCGCCACATGACCGTCGCCGAGAACATAGGCTTCGGCCTCAGGATGAGGAAGGTCCCGAAGGCGAAGATAGAAGAGCGCGTGAGGGAGCTCCTCCGGCTCATACGCCTCGAAGGGCTCGGCTCGCGCTATCCCGGCCAGCTCTCGGGCGGCCAGCGCCAGCGCGTCGCGCTCGCACGCTCGCTAGCGGCCCAGCCCAAGGTGCTGCTGCTCGACGAGCCGTTCGGCGCGCTCGACGCCAGGGTGAGGCAGGAGCTCCGGCACTGGCTCCGGAGGCTTCACAAGGAGATCCACGTGACGAGCATCTTCGTCACGCACGACCAGGAAGAAGCCCTCGAAGTGGCCGATAAAGTCGTCGTCATGAACGAAGGCAAGATAGAGCAGATAGGCACGCCCGGGGAAGTCTACGACCATCCGCAGACGCCCTTCGTCTACCAGTTCCTCGGGAACGTGAACCTCTTCCACGGCCGCGTGCATCACGGCCGCGCCCTGATAGGCGACATCGAGGTCGATGCGCCCGAGCACGCCGACGCCGTCCACACGCCGGCCGTCGCGTACGTAAGGCCGCACGACTTCGAGATATCGAAGACGAGGAACGGCGGCGGTAACTCGTGGCTCGAAGCCACGATAGACCAGCTCCTGGCCGTAGGCCCGGTGGCTCGGCTCGACCTGAAAAGGCCCGACAGCGACGAGCCCATACAGGCCGAGATAAGCCGCGACCAGTACCGCGACCTCGATCTTTCAGAGGGCGACAGGGTATTCATCCGGCCGAGGCGTCTTAAGCTCTTCGCGGGAGAAGAGAGGGCGGCAGGATCTTAAAACAGAGCACCGACGCCGGTCCCGGGGTTTGACGGTTAGGCCCTCCCCCCACCCAACGAGCGGGCCAGGCTGCCCGCCCCGGACCGGCAATTCCCTCCTCCCCCGAGCCCGGCCCGGATAGCCGTGCAGCCGCCGAAGAATAAATCCGGATACGTTATCGAGAAAATACAGCCCGTCCGCAGTGTCGTAATGCCTGCGGGAAACACAGCTCCTATTTATATACAGTGCGGTGAACGGATACGGCGGGAATTCGGAGAGTTGTAGAGGCGGTGAGCACGGAAAACGAACGTGAGCCCCGTACTCTTCATTCAGTATGGGCAGGGAGGGAGTCGAACCCTCACGAGCGTGAGCCCAACGACTTTTGAGGCCGTCGCGTCTGCCGGTTCCGCCACCTGCCCTGACTGCAAGGAACATTATTATTGTACGCAATACGGAAAGAATCAATAGCAGGCGTGCGTTTAGCCCGACGTCCCCCGGCCTGCCGGACGCCGATACCCCCGGTATCAGGCGGCTTTTCCAAATGTTGACATCAACCGGCCTTCATGTAGCATAACTTTTCTATTCTATATATATGAGCCCTGAACAGACCGGGAGGAGAATTCCAAAATGATTGTCGTAATGAAAAGCGGTGCATCGAAGGAGCAGATCGAAAAGGCCGTATCCACCCTCGACGAGCTCGGATATAAGGCCCACCTCATCGAAGGCGTGCTGAGGACGGTGATCGGCGCCGTCGGTGACGAAAGGGGAAAACCGCAGGACGTGGAAACGCTGAGCATTCTGGAGGGCGTCGAGAAGGTAATGCCCATACTCCAGCCCTATAAGCTCGCGAGCCGCGAATTCCGGACCGAAAACACAGAATTCAAAATAGGAAGCGCCGTAATCGGCAACAACAAGCTCCCCGTAATCGCGGGCCCGTGCTCCGTCGAAAGCGAAGAGCAGATATTGGAGATAGCCAGGGCGGTAAAGGACGCGGGCGCAACGATGCTGAGGGGCGGCGCATACAAGCCCAGGACTTCCCCCTACGCGTTCCAGGGCCTCGGCATCGAGGGCCTTAAGCTCCTCGCCAAGGCAAAGGAGATTACCGGCCTTCCGATAGTCACGGAAATTCTCGACCCCCACGACCTCGACGCCGTCGTCGAATACGCTGACGTCCTCCAGATAGGCGCGCGCAACTCGCAGAACTACGCGCTGTTGAAGCAGGTCGGAAAGTCGAAGAAGCCCGTTCTCTTAAAGAGAGGCATGTCCACGACCATAATGGAATTCCTCATGTGCGCCGAGTACATCCTCTCCGAGGGCAACGAAAACGTCATGCTCTGCGAAAGAGGGATCAGGACGTTCGAAACTGCGACCAGGAACACCTTCGACTTAAACGCCATACCGGTGCTTAAGGAAAAAACGCACCTTCCCGTATTCGCCGACCCGAGCCACGGAACGGGCTACTGGCAGTACGTGACCCCCATGGCGCTCGCGGCTATTGCGGCAGGCGCGGACGGCCTCATCATCGAGGTCCACAACAACCCCGCAGTGGCGATAAGCGACGGCGGTCAGTCGCTAAAGCCGAAGAAGTTCGCCACGCTCATGGAAAAGGCGGCCCCGGTAGCGAAGGCCGTCGGAAGAGAAATCTAAACCGAAAAATCACGGGGGTGCTCAGATCTTCCGGAGCACCCTCTTTCCTTCTATTTTAATTTTTCCCTCTGAAATAAGCCTTATAGCCGCGGGATATATCCTGTGCTCTTCCGCGTGGATTTTCCGGAGCAGGCTATCCTCGTCGTCGTCGTCCTCGACGGGCACGACAGCCTGGAGGATTATCGGCCCCGAATCCACACCCTCGTCCACGAAATGCACCGTGCATCCCGTGAACTTGACCCCCGCCTCTATGGCCTGCCGGGCAGCGTGAATACCCGGGAAGGACGGCAGGAGCGCCGGATGGAGGTTTATCATTCGGTTGCTGTACGCCCTCACCAGAACCGGCGAGAGTATCCTCATGAATCCGGCCAGGACTATGAGCTCTATGCCGAGGGGCTCTAGATGCTTCAGTATCTCGCCCTCGAACTCCTCCCTCGATTTAAAATCCCTGTGGTTTATGACGAGCGTCGGGATGCCGTGCTCTTCGGCCCGCTTTAAGGCGTAGGCGTCGGGGTTGTTGCTGAATACGAGGGCAATTTCTATGGACGGAATCGACGCGTCGATTATAGCCTGGAGGTTCGAGCCGCTCCCCGAAACGAATACCGCAATGCGCATTTTTTTCATCGTGATTTTCCTGTCCCGTGGGAGCACATCTTCAGGCGAAGATACTACACAAGCGGGTATCACAACTCAAGACCGGCCCGGGGTAATCCCGCCGGCCATATCCGGCCTCGGAATCGTGTATATTTAGCGGAAAGAACTGAAAAGGGCAAAAAAAAAGAACCAAGGCAGCTTCCTACTTTCCCACACTCGATCGAATGCAGTATCATCGGCCTCGAAGAGCTTAACTTCCGGGTTCGGAATGGGACCGGGTGTGACCTCTTCAGTATTACCACCTGGATTCTGGAGTAATAAATTACACTATCCCCGAGGATTGTCAAGGCGGAATTTGAATTAATCCTGCAAAGATGATTTAATCATGTGAATGGAGCGTTTAATCGACGATTTCGTCGCTTCACTCGACAGGAGAGACACCACGAAAGAGACGTACAGAAAGGCGCTCCGCGAGTTTTCCAGGTGGGCCGGCGGCGCCGGGCCCGAGGCGCTCGGCCAGGACGACATACAGCGGTATAAAGACTACATCCTCTCGAAGAACCTCTCCCCGACCTCGATGTCCGCGTACCTTACAGCCGTAAGGAGGTTCTACGACTACCTCGTCTCGAAGGAGATGACGGCCGAGAACCCGGCGAGGAAGGTCAAGGGAGCCGCAAGGCCCGAAAAGCATCTCACCCCCGCCCTCACGCGCGGCGAATTGGAGACGCTCCTCGGCTCCGTCGACGCCTCGTCCCCGCTCGGGAAAAGGGACCTCGCCATCCTGAGCCTCATGGCACTCGCTGGCCTTAGCGAAATCGAGATCGTCCGCGCCGACCTTTGCGACGTGGGCCCCAAAGGCGGCAAGACGGCCATGTACGTCCAGGGGAAGAACAAGGACAAGAAGGACGAGTACATCGTTTTAAACCCTGCAGCCTCCGATGTCCTGAACGCCTACATCGAAGTGCGGGAAGGCCCTTCGGACGGGCCGCTGTTCCGGGGCATAGGCAACCGGGCCTTGGGCGAGAGGATTACGACGCGCGGCGTAAGGGCCCGCGTGAATCACTACCTCGACGTTTCGGGGCTCAGGCGGAAGGGGATCAAGCCCTTGAGCCTCCGGCACACCGCCGCCATGCTGGCCATAGCCGAAGGAGCGACGGTGTCCGACATAAAGCGCATGATGCACCTTAAAACGACGGAATCCGCGCTCGTGTATTTCGACGAGGCGAAAGAGTTTTTAAAGGGATAATTGCGGAAACGAAGCCGTGCCCGCCGCCGTGCGGCGCGGCGGCTTACGCCTTTTCGAGGTAGCTCTTGATGGGATAGACCCTGCCCGCGCGCTTTAGCTTCTTTATGGCCTTCACCTCTATCTGCCTTATCCTCTCGCGGGTAACCTGGAACTCCTGCCCGACCTCTTCGAGCGTGTGCTCCTTCTCGTCGTCGATGCCGAACCTGAGCCTTACGATGCTCTCCTCCCTGGTGTTGAGGACGGACGAGAGCGCGCTGTTTATTATCTCCTTCAGCTCGCTCATCTCGAGCACCTTCACGGGCGACGTCGTGTTCGCGTCCTCGATGAGGTCCACGAGCTTACTGTCCTCCTCGTCCCCTATAGGGGTTTCGAGCGATATCGGGTCCTTCGATATCTTGAGAACGCGGGCCACCTTGTCCGCCGTCATGCCCACCTTGTCCGCGATCTCCTCGGGGAGAGGCTCGCGCCCGAGGTCCTGCACGAGGAGCCTCGACGTCCTTACGATGCGGTTTATGGTCTCCGTCATGTGAACGGGGATTCGGATGATCCTCGACTGGTCTGCCAGCGCCCTCGTTATGGCCTGCCTTATCCACCACGTGGCGTAGGTCGAGAACTTGTATCCCCTGTTGTATTCGAATTTTTCGACGGCGCGCATGAGCCCCATGTTCCCTTCCTGTATGAGGTCGAGGAACGGAAGGCCGCGGTTGATGTAGCGCCTGGCTATGCTGACGACGAGGCGGAGGTTCGACTCGATGAGCTTTCTTCGCGCCCTGTGAGTCATCTGCTCGCCGAGCTCTATCCTCTTGAGCGACTTCCTGAGCGTCGCCGTATCGGTCTCCGACATCTTGAGGAAATCCTCGAGCCTTCCCTTAAGGGCCTTCCGGGCCTTCGTCGCCGCCGCGCCCTTCTGCTTTTCGAGCGAGTCGTGCTCCCTCTGGAGCCTCTCGACACGCTCGATGTACGTGCGCGCGACGGAGAGCATCTTCTCCATCTGCGTCCCCTTGAGGTTAATGTCCTCGAGGTATACGAGCATCCTGTTGTTATTCCTTCGTATCCTGTCCTGGAGCTGCTTCCTGTTCTTTTGAGCGGCCTTTTCGAGCTGGGCCCTGGCCTGCTCGTTGTCCCCGTAAAGCCCGATTATCGCGTTGAGCGAATTCCTTATCCCGAGCTGGACGTCCTCCTCGGCGGCGTTGTCCGCGCCCTCGGAGTCGTCGAGCGAGCTCGTGATGTCGCGTATGCTGAGGCTCCCTTTCTGGAGGTCCTCGCCGAGCCTTATTATCTCCCTCATCATGAGCGTCGAGTTGAGTATAGCCCTCGCGATGACCCTCTTCCCCGTCTCTATCTCCTTCGCGATTTTAATCTCCTCTTCCCGCGTGAGGAGGGAATGGTCCGCTATCTCGTGAAGATAGAACCTTATCAAATCGTATTCGTTGGCGTTTTCGCGCGCTTCGCTCGGTTTGAGCCCGTACTGCGCTTCCCCCTCTTCCTCTTCCGCCTCCGCGTCCTCGTCCTGGTCGAATTCGGCGGAGTCTTCCCCCTCGGGAGAGAAAGCGGCGCTATCGACGTTATCGTCGTCCATGTCTTCTATGTCGAGCGCCTGGCCGGAAAGGCTGTCGTCGTCGATCATCTCGATCTGGAAATCCTTCTTTTTCTTGTTTCGCATCGGGCTCTCCTACCTTCCGGTTATTTTAACTTTCTCAGCTCGCTGTACTCTTTAAGAATCTCCTTCTCCAGCTCGGAATCCTTGTTCCTTACGGCCTCGTCGATCCTGAGCCTGAGAAGCTTGAGCCTGTCGTCGAGCTTTCTTTGTTTCACCTTTTTAATGCACCTTTCGATCGTCCTGCCCGCGGTTTCCCTGTCGGAAATGCCGGGAGAAGAAAAGAGCGCCTCCGTGATGATCGCCTGCGCCGGGCTGCCCTGGAATACCTGGAGAAGCGCCGACGCGTCGAGCACGTCACGCACCAGCATCTCTTCGAGAACGGCCCTGATATCGGGGTTGGTTACGTCGCCCGCCACGCCCCCGGCGCGCGCAATTTCGGAGAGCTCGGGGAATTTCAGAAGCACGGCGAGAAGCGTCTTCTCGCTATTGCCGGCAACTGCATGGGATGCTCCGGACGTGCTCACAGCGCTCGCGACCTGGGCCGCCCTGCCCCTGCCGAATCTCATGAGAGACATCACCTCGTTTTCCCTGACTCCGAGCTTTTCCGCCGCCCTCCTCGCGTATCCGTTCTTCGCTATGGGGTCGTTCACCTTCGTCAGGACGTCGGCGATTTCCTTTACGCTCCGGTTAAGCGTAATCGCCCCCGACCTGTACTCCCTCACCGTATTGTCAATGTAAAAATCCAGAAGCCCGAGGGCGTTCTCTATCAGCGAAAGGAGCGCGTCCCTGCCCCTTTTCGAGATGAACGAATCCGGGTCCTCGCCCTCGGGGAGTATGACGACGTTCGGCAGGAGCCCCTCTTCGAGGAAGACGTCCAGCGACCTTACGGCCGCCTTTATGCCCGATTCGTCTCCGTCGAAGATTACGACGTACCTGTCGGTGTAGCGCTTCAGCACACCCACATGGCCCCTCGTAAGCGCCGTCCCCAGCGTCGCGACGACGTTCCCGACGCCGGACGCATACACCGAGAGAAAATCCATATACCCCTCGACGATAATCGCCCGCCGCGAGCGCCTTATGTGGTCCCGCGACTTGTCGAGCCCGTAGAAGCTGCTCCGCTTGTGATAGATCTCGGATTCCGGCGAGTTTATGTACTTGGGCTCGCCCTCGCCGTCTATTATCCTTCCGCCGAACCCTATGACCTTGCCGTCCACGTTCACTATGGGGAACATAAGCCGTCCCCTGAACCTGTCGTAGTGGCCGTCGCCGCTATTCCGCCGTACGAGGAGACCGACCCTTTCGGCAAGCCCGAGCGGCGCCTTGTGCTTCGCTAGAAACTTGGCCAAGTTGTCCCACCCCTCGGGCGCGTAGCCGAGGCCGAATTCCGTCGCCACGTCGCGCGGAATGCCCCTCTTTTCGAGGTATTCGAGGGCGGGCTTCCCTTTGGCGCTCTCGAGCGTCTTTTGATAATATTTCGATACGATGGAATTGATTTTGAAGAGTGCTCCGGCTGCACTCGAGCCCCTGGCCCTGGGCGCCGTCTTTTCTATCGGGATGTTCGCCCTCTTCGCAAGCTCCTGGAGGGCTTCGGGGAATGTCGTGTTGTTATACCTCATATAGAACCCAAGGATATCTCCCCCCGCCCCGCAGCTAAAACAATGAAAGAGTCCTTTTTCCTCGTC is drawn from Thermodesulfobacteriota bacterium and contains these coding sequences:
- a CDS encoding sulfate ABC transporter substrate-binding protein, with the protein product MVTRIGIFIAILGLLIGLGRPFQASAQEELTILNVSYDPTRELWRDINAHFIPLYEKQTGTKLTIDQSHGGSSSQARAVIDGLDADVVTIASIIDTDAIREKGLIKDGWVEELPNRSLPYTSTLVFIVRKGNPKGIKDWPDLVKPGVEVITPNPKTSGNGYLTFFAAWGSVVLRGGSDQDAVDYVTSLYQHVPVLDSGARGATTTFVQKKIGDVNVAWENEANLQVQQSNGELEIVYPPISLLAEPHVTLVDANVDRKGTRAAAQAYLEYLYTDEAQEIIAKHYYRPSNRKILEKYGDRFPSIKLFNITEIAENFQAAHKRFISDGGVFDTIYQTKKGS
- the cysT gene encoding sulfate ABC transporter permease subunit CysT, producing MASNRKVLPGFSLTLGYTVFYLSFLALMPVAACFLKAGSLSFGEFWNAVWTDRARAAYLLTFGAAVIAAVVNLFFGLIISWVLVRYSFPGKKFIDSLVDLPLALPTAVAGLVYSSLYVESGWLGRYLVPIGIDAAYSRLAIVLVLIFIGLPFVVRTVQPILEDLDPESEEAAASLGATRWQSFRSVILPTLLPALITGFALAFARGIGEYGAVVFVSGNMPFKTEIAPILIVARLEEFNYSEATAIAVVLLVISFAMLVLINMLERWSVRHEH
- a CDS encoding ABC transporter permease subunit, producing the protein MSTDAISQKVPAGTAAVATKIRKAQEDPPIVRWGLTFVTLAVIGILVIIPVVNVFTVALGHGVGVYLDNLFANKDTFHAIKLTLTVVPIAVGANLVFGISAAWAIARFSFPGRALLTALIELPFAVSPVVAGLSFVLIFGLQGYFGPFLREDGYSAMPYLLSGVGALVSGLVYFLLLPGNPAARKGVWKYPWAAIAFAVITFAALFFLQQHFGIWPRNQSLKIIFALPGLVLATAFVTFPFIARELIPTMEAVGSDEELAAVTLGASGWQMFRHVTVPNIKWGLAYGIILCNARAMGEFGAVYVVSGHIAGKTDTMPLRIEKLFQEFNLEGSYAVASVLTLLAILTLIIKTRLERKVPASAALPGPMKPENE
- a CDS encoding sulfate/molybdate ABC transporter ATP-binding protein, which produces MSILINNVSKTFGGFKALDNVSLEVPDGSLLALLGPSGSGKTTLLRIIAGLEIADAGTVVHQNEDITHHPPRDRKVGFVFQHYALFRHMTVAENIGFGLRMRKVPKAKIEERVRELLRLIRLEGLGSRYPGQLSGGQRQRVALARSLAAQPKVLLLDEPFGALDARVRQELRHWLRRLHKEIHVTSIFVTHDQEEALEVADKVVVMNEGKIEQIGTPGEVYDHPQTPFVYQFLGNVNLFHGRVHHGRALIGDIEVDAPEHADAVHTPAVAYVRPHDFEISKTRNGGGNSWLEATIDQLLAVGPVARLDLKRPDSDEPIQAEISRDQYRDLDLSEGDRVFIRPRRLKLFAGEERAAGS
- the aroF gene encoding 3-deoxy-7-phosphoheptulonate synthase, producing the protein MIVVMKSGASKEQIEKAVSTLDELGYKAHLIEGVLRTVIGAVGDERGKPQDVETLSILEGVEKVMPILQPYKLASREFRTENTEFKIGSAVIGNNKLPVIAGPCSVESEEQILEIARAVKDAGATMLRGGAYKPRTSPYAFQGLGIEGLKLLAKAKEITGLPIVTEILDPHDLDAVVEYADVLQIGARNSQNYALLKQVGKSKKPVLLKRGMSTTIMEFLMCAEYILSEGNENVMLCERGIRTFETATRNTFDLNAIPVLKEKTHLPVFADPSHGTGYWQYVTPMALAAIAAGADGLIIEVHNNPAVAISDGGQSLKPKKFATLMEKAAPVAKAVGREI
- the purN gene encoding phosphoribosylglycinamide formyltransferase → MKKMRIAVFVSGSGSNLQAIIDASIPSIEIALVFSNNPDAYALKRAEEHGIPTLVINHRDFKSREEFEGEILKHLEPLGIELIVLAGFMRILSPVLVRAYSNRMINLHPALLPSFPGIHAARQAIEAGVKFTGCTVHFVDEGVDSGPIILQAVVPVEDDDDEDSLLRKIHAEEHRIYPAAIRLISEGKIKIEGKRVLRKI
- a CDS encoding phage integrase N-terminal SAM-like domain-containing protein, which codes for MERLIDDFVASLDRRDTTKETYRKALREFSRWAGGAGPEALGQDDIQRYKDYILSKNLSPTSMSAYLTAVRRFYDYLVSKEMTAENPARKVKGAARPEKHLTPALTRGELETLLGSVDASSPLGKRDLAILSLMALAGLSEIEIVRADLCDVGPKGGKTAMYVQGKNKDKKDEYIVLNPAASDVLNAYIEVREGPSDGPLFRGIGNRALGERITTRGVRARVNHYLDVSGLRRKGIKPLSLRHTAAMLAIAEGATVSDIKRMMHLKTTESALVYFDEAKEFLKG
- the rpoD gene encoding RNA polymerase sigma factor RpoD, producing the protein MRNKKKKDFQIEMIDDDSLSGQALDIEDMDDDNVDSAAFSPEGEDSAEFDQDEDAEAEEEEGEAQYGLKPSEARENANEYDLIRFYLHEIADHSLLTREEEIKIAKEIETGKRVIARAILNSTLMMREIIRLGEDLQKGSLSIRDITSSLDDSEGADNAAEEDVQLGIRNSLNAIIGLYGDNEQARAQLEKAAQKNRKQLQDRIRRNNNRMLVYLEDINLKGTQMEKMLSVARTYIERVERLQREHDSLEKQKGAAATKARKALKGRLEDFLKMSETDTATLRKSLKRIELGEQMTHRARRKLIESNLRLVVSIARRYINRGLPFLDLIQEGNMGLMRAVEKFEYNRGYKFSTYATWWIRQAITRALADQSRIIRIPVHMTETINRIVRTSRLLVQDLGREPLPEEIADKVGMTADKVARVLKISKDPISLETPIGDEEDSKLVDLIEDANTTSPVKVLEMSELKEIINSALSSVLNTREESIVRLRFGIDDEKEHTLEEVGQEFQVTRERIRQIEVKAIKKLKRAGRVYPIKSYLEKA
- the dnaG gene encoding DNA primase, which encodes MANFNDDGLVNEIKRRLSIIDLIESYTSVKKTGRGYVGLCPFHDDRNPSMHIDEEKGLFHCFSCGAGGDILGFYMRYNNTTFPEALQELAKRANIPIEKTAPRARGSSAAGALFKINSIVSKYYQKTLESAKGKPALEYLEKRGIPRDVATEFGLGYAPEGWDNLAKFLAKHKAPLGLAERVGLLVRRNSGDGHYDRFRGRLMFPIVNVDGKVIGFGGRIIDGEGEPKYINSPESEIYHKRSSFYGLDKSRDHIRRSRRAIIVEGYMDFLSVYASGVGNVVATLGTALTRGHVGVLKRYTDRYVVIFDGDESGIKAAVRSLDVFLEEGLLPNVVILPEGEDPDSFISKRGRDALLSLIENALGLLDFYIDNTVREYRSGAITLNRSVKEIADVLTKVNDPIAKNGYARRAAEKLGVRENEVMSLMRFGRGRAAQVASAVSTSGASHAVAGNSEKTLLAVLLKFPELSEIARAGGVAGDVTNPDIRAVLEEMLVRDVLDASALLQVFQGSPAQAIITEALFSSPGISDRETAGRTIERCIKKVKQRKLDDRLKLLRLRIDEAVRNKDSELEKEILKEYSELRKLK